From Acidovorax sp. 1608163:
GCTGCGCAGGCGGCCCACGAACTCGGCCACCTGCTGGGCCAGCGCTGCGCTGGCGCCCGGCACCTGGGCACGCACGATGGCCAACTCGCGTTCTCGCTCGGGGTAGTCCAGCCAGTGGTACAGGCAGCGGCGCTTGACGGCGTCGTGCAGATCGCGCGTGCGGTTGCTGGTGAGGATGGTGACCGGTGTGGCCGTGGCTCGCACCGTGCCGATCTCGGGGATGCTGACCTGGTACTCGCCCAGGTATTCAAGCAGGAAGGCTTCGAAGGGCTCATCCGCCCGGTCCACCTCGTCAATCAACAGCACGGCGCCGGGCGCGGGCGCCTGCAGCGCTTGCAGCAAGGGGCGGCGGATCAGGTAGCGGTCTTGATAAACCTCGCGCTCCACCTGCGCCATGTCGGCACTGCCCTTGCCTTCGGCGGCGCGCATGTGCAGCAGCTGGGCCGCGTAGTTCCATTCATACAGCGCCTCGCGCTGCTCCAGGCCGTCATAACACTGCAGGCGGATCAGGCTGCGCGCAAGCACTTCAGACAGGGCTTTGGCCAGCGCGGTCTTGCCCACACCGGGCTCGCCCTCTAGCAGCAGCGGGCGCTGGAGTTTGAGCGCCAGGAACACCGCCGTGGCCAGGCGCCGGTCGGCAAAGTAGCCCACGCTTTGCAGGGCTTGCACCAGGGCATCAACAGAGGCTGGGGAACTCATTGCTTCTCTTTTGATAGCTGCTTGCGCTTGATAGATAAGCGCTAGAGGCCAATTTGGCTATAAATCACTCTTCTCAATGCGGCGCCCTTGATCCTGCAAGCTCCGCCCGAACGGTTGGCGCGGCCCGCGCCGCAGGCCGTAGGGTCGCCGCGCCCCCGGCTGCGTTGTCGGGTTACGCCCTTGCGGGCTAACCCGACCTACGGTGTTAGGCGCCCTGCTCAACCAAGCATCTTCTGCACCGCCCGCTGGGTTTGCACGCTGATGAGGTTGGCGCGGTAGGCGGCACTCGCGTGGATGTCGCTGTTCAGGTCGCTGGCGTCGATCTGCACGGCAGCAGCGGCTTGTGGGGTGAAGCTCTGGTTGAGCGCTGCCTCCAGCCCGGCGTGGCGGAACACGCTGGTGGCCGCGCCAGTGATGGCCACGCGCACGCCGCCATCGGTCTGCGCCACAAACACGCCCACCAGCGAGAAGCGCGACGCCGCCTGCTTGAACTTGAGGTACGCCGCGCGTTTCGGAATCGGAAAACGGATGGCGGTGATGATCTCGCCCTCTTCCAGCGCCGTGGTGTACATGCCCACAAAGAAGTCGTCGGCCTTGATTTCGCGCTGGTTGGTGATGACCGTGGCGGAGAGCCCGAGCACCGCACTGGGGTAGCAGGCGGCAGGGTCGTTGTTGGCCACCGAGCCGCCCAGCGTGCCGCGTGCACGCACCTGGCGGTCGCCAATGTGGGCAGCCAGGTCGGCCAGCGCAGGGATGGCGGATTTCACATCCGCACTGGATGCCACGTCGGCATGGCGTGTCATGGCACCAATGACCAGCGCGTTGCCCTCGCGGCGGATGCCCGCCAGTTCGGCAATGCTGTTCAGGTCCACGATCTTTTCAGGGTTGGCCAGGCGCAGCCGCATGGACGGCAGCAGGCTTTGCCCGCCCGCGAGCAGTTTGCCGCCCTGGGCGATGAGCTGCGCGGCAGCGGCGGTGGAGGAAGGCGCTTCAAAAGTGAATGCGTACATGGTGGATCTCCTTATGCCTTGGCGTGTTGAATCGCTTCCCAGACGCGGTGCGGCGACGCGGGCATGTCGAAGTCCTTCACACCCAGGTGTCGCAGCGCATCCAGCACGGCGTTGATCACCGCCGGTGGCGAGCCAATGGCCCCGGCCTCGCCGCAGCCCTTGGTGCCCAGCGGGTTGTGGGTGCAGGGGGTGCACACATGGCCCAGTTTGAACTCGGGGAAGTCATCGGCGCGCGGCATGGCGTAGTCCATGAAGCTGCCGGTGAGCAGCTGGCCCGTCTCGCGGTCATACACGCAGTTCTCCAGCAGCGCCTGGCCAATGCCCTGCACCAGTCCGCCATGCACCTGCCCTTCCACGATCATGGGGTTGATGATGGTGCCGAAGTCGTCCACGGCCGTGAACTTGTCCACGCGTGTGCTGCCGGTTGCGGGGTCGATTTCCACTTCGCAGATGTAGGTGCCTGCCGGGAAGGTGAAATTGGTCGGGTCGTAGAACGCGGTTTCGTTCAGGCCCGGCTCCAGCACGTCCAGCGGGTAGTTGTGCGGCACATAGGCCGTGAGCGCCACCTGGCCGAACGGGATCTTCTTGTCCGTGCCGCGCACGGTAAATTCGCCGCCACTGAAGTCGATGTCGGCGTCACTGGCCTCCATCAAATGCGCCGCGATCTTCTTGGCCTTGGCCTCGATCTTGTCCAGGGCCTTCATGATGGCCGCGCCGCCCACGCTGATGGAGCGTGAGCCATACGTGCCCATGCCGAACGGCACGCGGCCCGTATCGCCGTGCACGATGTCCACGTTCTCCACCGGGATGCCCAGGCGCGCGGCCACCACCTGCGCAAAGGTGGTCTCATGCCCCTGACCGTGGCTGTGCGAGCCGGTGAACACCGTCACGCTGCCCGTGGGGTGCACGCGCACCTCGCCGCATTCAAACAACCCGGCACGTGCGCCCAGGGCGCCTGCGATGTTGGACGGCGCAATGCCGCAGGCCTCGATGTAAGACGAATAGCCCAGGCCGCGCTTGAAGCCCTTGGCCTCGCTGGCCGCCTTGCGCGCCGCAAACCCGGCCACGTCGGCCAGCTGCTGCGCCTGCGTCATGCACGCGTGGTAGTCGCCAATGTCGTACTGCAGCGCCACCGGCGTCTGGTAGGGGAACGTGGTGATGAAGTTGCGCTTGCGGATCTCGTCCTGGCCCAGGCCCAGCTCCCACGCGCAGCGGGTGACCAAACGCTCCAGCAGGTAGGTGGCCTCGGGCCGGCCCGCGCCCCGGTAGGCATCCACCGGCGCGGTGTTGGTGAACCACGAATCCACCTCCACATAGACCTGCGGCGTGGTGTACTGCCCCGCCAGCAGCGTGGCGTACAGGATGGTGGGCACGGCGCTGGCAAAGGTGCTCAGGTACGCACCCAGGTTGGCGTCGGTGTGCACGCGCATGGCGAGGAACTTGCCGTCCTTGTCCATGGCCATCTCGGCGTGGCTGATGTGGTCGCGGCCATGCGCGTCCGACAGGAAGGACTCGCTGCGGTCGGCCACCCACTTGATGTTGCGGTTGAGCTTCTTGGCGGCCCAGGTCAAACACACGTCCTCGGCATACAGATAGATCTTGGAGCCGAAGCCGCCGCCCACGTCGGGCGCAATCACGCGCACCTTGTGCTCGGGCAGGCCCATCACGAAGGCCGTCATCAGCAGGCGCTCGACATGCGGGTTCTGGTTGCTCACGTACAGCGTGTACTCGTCATTGGCACGGCTGTAGCTGCCGATGGCGGCACGCGGCTCCATGGCGTTGGGGATGAGCCGGTTGTTGATCAGGTCCAGCTGGGTGACATGCGCGGCGCCCGCAAACGCGGCGTCCACCGCGCCCTTGTCGCCAATGGCCCATTTGAAGCAGTGGTTGTCGGGCGCAATATCGTGCAGCGCCGCACCCGCCACCGCGCCCGCAGCGGCATCGGCCACATTGACCACGGCGGGCAGCACGTCGTAGTCCACCTCCACCAGCTCGGCCGCATCGCGCGCCTGCTGCAGCGTCTGGGCCACGACCATGGCCACATGGTCACCCACGTAGCGCACCTTGCCCTGCGCCAGGATGGGGTGCGGCGGCTCCTTCATGGGCTCGCCATTGGTGCTGGTGATGAGCCAACCGCAGGGCAGGCCGTTGATGTTGTCGGCCGCCACGTCGGTGCCCACAAACACACCCAGCACGCCCGGTGCGGCTTTGGCCGCGCTGGTGTTGATGCTGTTGATGGCGGCATGCGCGTGCGGCGAGCGCACAAACACCGCATGGCTTTGAGCGGCCAGCACCACGTCGTCGGTGTACTGGCCCGCGCCGGTGAGGAAGCGGTAGTCCTCCTTGCGCTTGAGCGATTCGCCAATGTGCGGCAGCTTGGAAAAGTCGGATGCACCCATGGTTCTTCTCCTTTTTGTTTAAGCGGAAGCCATGGCCTTTTGGCCGACCTGCACCGCGCGCACGATGTTCTGGTAGCCCGTGCAGCGGCAGATGTTGCCTTCGAGCAGCTCGCGGATCTCGCCTTCGCTCGCGCCGGGGTGGTTCTTGCACAGGTCCACCGCGCTCATCACCATGCCGGGCGTGCAGAAGCCGCACTGCAGGCCGTGGCATTCCTTGAACGCGGCCTGCATGGGGTGCATGGTGCCGTCGGCAGCGGCCATGCCTTCGATGGTGGTCACCTCGGCCCCCTGGGCCTGCACAGCCAGCATGGCGCAGGATTTGACGGCCTGGCCGTTGACGTGCACGGTGCACGCGCCGCACTGGCTGGTGTCGCAGCCCACATGGGTGCCGGTCAGCAGCAGGTGCTCTCGCAGCGCATGGACCAGCAGGGTGTTGGGAGGCACATCTACGCTGGCCGCACGGCCATTGACGGTGAACTGCACTTGCATCTGGCTGTCTCCTGGAGGGGGGTTGGCTGGATTCGCACACAGCATCTTGAAACGCCCCTGCCCCCGCCTCCCTAGGGACAACCCTAGAAACGCCGGGCGCTGCACGGGATATTCTCAAAATGAAACATGCTGCACTGCACACGCGCCCAGCATGGAACGCCCTTGCCACCCAGCCTCGCACGCCCCCGCCTCCCGGCGCGCCGCAGGCCCTGCTCCGGGGACTTCGATGCTTGCTGCTTCCGATCCGCCATCCCACCGCCAGGCCCTGATCCAGAGGGCCCGGCAAAGCATGCTGCTGGGCGCGGGCGGCGAGGCGCCGCTGGAGCCGTGGATCACCCGCTCGTGGCAACGCTGCCTGGCGGCCGGTCTCAGCCCCGGACAACGCGTGGTGTTCGAGCCCATCACCGGCCCCACGCTGCGCCACTTGGCCGAGGAGAGCCATGCGCTGGTGCATGCAGCGCGCCCGGTGCTGGAGCAGCTCACCCGCGCCATCGCAGGCATGCGCTACTTCGCCATGCTCACCAACGCACGCGGCGTGGTGATCGATGTGCAAGGTGCCGTAGACCGGCAAGACCCACGCACCCGGCTGATCGGCCGCGTGGGGGTGGACCTGTCCGAAGCCGCCGTGGGCACCACCGCCATCGGCACGGCATTGAACGAGCTGGCGCCCGTCTGGCTGCACCGGGGTGAACACTTTTGCGACGACAACGGAGCCTATAGCTGCGCAGGTGCCCCGCTTTTTGACCCTGAAGGGCACTGCGTGGGCATGCTGGACTTGACGGGGGTGGACGTGCCCGAGCGGCCTGAACTGCGGCACCTGGTGGCGCGGTCTGCCCGAGCGATGGAAGACGCCCTGCTGCTGCAGCGCCCCCACAGCCTGCGCCTGCGCTTGAATTGGCCCGGCAGCCCGCTGGGGGGAGACAACGACGGCCTGGTGCTGCTGGACGCGGACGGCTACCTGCTCGGCAGCAACAGCACCGCCCGCCAGCTGATTCCCACGCCTTTGCAGCCGCCAGGCACGCGCATGCACTGCTCCGATGTGCTGGCCCTGCCCTGGGCCCAGCTGTTTGACGCAGCAGCGCGCCACCACCCTGCGCCGCTGGATTTGCCGCTGTGGTCAGGGCTGCGCTTGCATGCCCTGGCGCAGCGCCCCAGCGCCACCGCACCCACCCCGCTGCGCGCGACGGAAGCCGCCCTGATCCACCAAGCGGTGCAAGACGCCCGTGGCAACGTGGCGCAGGCCGCACGCGCCCTGGGCATCAGCCGCGCCACGGTGTACCGCAAGCTGGGCAGGCATTAGGGCCCTCTGCATACATCACCACGCATCACCGCGCAGCGTGCGCCTGCAGCCTCGGGCAACCTGCGTTGTTGCCAAGCCTCGCCGCCCCTGCCGATCTGCAACGCTCACTTGCCGCCGTGGTGCGCAAAGCCCCCTGGGGCACCAAAGGTCAAAACAAAAACGACCTCCAGCGCTTATTCAAAAAGCGCAAGCAGCTATCAAATAAATAGCACACCCAAGGCCGATCACCCCGCCACGGATCACCTCTTTGCAGCCCTGCGGGACCGCCCCTGGTTGCCCCCAAACCCGCAGTGTGCCCGCAGCGCGTGACGCCATAGTGGATGCCTTTTGCGCCCAAGGGGCACTGGCACCGCACCGCCTTGGCTGCGGTATCTTTGGCGCCCAAAGACACACCAACAACAGGAAAGGGAGAACCATGCCACACCCTCTGGACCGCACCCACTGGCCGTGGTGCCAGCAGGCCAACACCGCCCACCCAGGCCGACCATGAAGCACCTGCTGCTTTTGCTGGCCATCGCCCTGGGGCTGTATGGCGCATGGCAACTGGCTGGCGCCTCTGCCCGCCAACGCACGCAGCGGCTGCTGCACACCCATGCACGCCGCGTTGCGGCCATCGTTGCACTGCTGCTGGCCCTGCTGGCACTGGCTTACTACCTGCCCGCCCTCCCCATTCTGTGAAGACCACCATGCCATTCATGAAAACCATCACCAGCCACCTGCGCACTCCCTTGCTGCTGGTTGCAGCCGCCTGGCTGAGCGCCTGCAGCCAGATCGACACCGGCAACGTCGGCGTAGAGCGCACGCTGGGCAAGGTCAGCCCTGAGGCGCTGCCCCCGGGCATTTACTTCACCCTGTTCAAAACGGTGGACGAGTTCACGGCCAAAGAGGTCAGCTTCTCGCTGGAAAACCTGACCCCGAAAAGTCGCGACAACCTCACCATGAAGGACGTGGACATCGACATCTATTACAAGACCACCCCCAGTGCCGTGCCCGGCCTGTTCACCAAGTACCAGGGCGACATGGTGCAGCACCGGCAAGTGGTGCGCGAGGGCACCGCGGACTACGTGATTGCCTACAGCCGCGTATCGCGCGAAGCCCGCGAGGCCATCTACAAGGCCATCGCCCAGCTGGACGCCACCACCATGCACACCAAGCGCACCGAGCTGGCCGAAATGGTGCGCGACGGGCTGCA
This genomic window contains:
- a CDS encoding MoxR family ATPase — translated: MSSPASVDALVQALQSVGYFADRRLATAVFLALKLQRPLLLEGEPGVGKTALAKALSEVLARSLIRLQCYDGLEQREALYEWNYAAQLLHMRAAEGKGSADMAQVEREVYQDRYLIRRPLLQALQAPAPGAVLLIDEVDRADEPFEAFLLEYLGEYQVSIPEIGTVRATATPVTILTSNRTRDLHDAVKRRCLYHWLDYPERERELAIVRAQVPGASAALAQQVAEFVGRLRSQPFVNAFQRAPGIAESVEWAKALVALDTIVVDPEVVSDTAGILFKQREDVAALTRDMAAQLLQPAEA
- a CDS encoding xanthine dehydrogenase family protein molybdopterin-binding subunit, coding for MGASDFSKLPHIGESLKRKEDYRFLTGAGQYTDDVVLAAQSHAVFVRSPHAHAAINSINTSAAKAAPGVLGVFVGTDVAADNINGLPCGWLITSTNGEPMKEPPHPILAQGKVRYVGDHVAMVVAQTLQQARDAAELVEVDYDVLPAVVNVADAAAGAVAGAALHDIAPDNHCFKWAIGDKGAVDAAFAGAAHVTQLDLINNRLIPNAMEPRAAIGSYSRANDEYTLYVSNQNPHVERLLMTAFVMGLPEHKVRVIAPDVGGGFGSKIYLYAEDVCLTWAAKKLNRNIKWVADRSESFLSDAHGRDHISHAEMAMDKDGKFLAMRVHTDANLGAYLSTFASAVPTILYATLLAGQYTTPQVYVEVDSWFTNTAPVDAYRGAGRPEATYLLERLVTRCAWELGLGQDEIRKRNFITTFPYQTPVALQYDIGDYHACMTQAQQLADVAGFAARKAASEAKGFKRGLGYSSYIEACGIAPSNIAGALGARAGLFECGEVRVHPTGSVTVFTGSHSHGQGHETTFAQVVAARLGIPVENVDIVHGDTGRVPFGMGTYGSRSISVGGAAIMKALDKIEAKAKKIAAHLMEASDADIDFSGGEFTVRGTDKKIPFGQVALTAYVPHNYPLDVLEPGLNETAFYDPTNFTFPAGTYICEVEIDPATGSTRVDKFTAVDDFGTIINPMIVEGQVHGGLVQGIGQALLENCVYDRETGQLLTGSFMDYAMPRADDFPEFKLGHVCTPCTHNPLGTKGCGEAGAIGSPPAVINAVLDALRHLGVKDFDMPASPHRVWEAIQHAKA
- a CDS encoding sigma-54-dependent Fis family transcriptional regulator; this encodes MLAASDPPSHRQALIQRARQSMLLGAGGEAPLEPWITRSWQRCLAAGLSPGQRVVFEPITGPTLRHLAEESHALVHAARPVLEQLTRAIAGMRYFAMLTNARGVVIDVQGAVDRQDPRTRLIGRVGVDLSEAAVGTTAIGTALNELAPVWLHRGEHFCDDNGAYSCAGAPLFDPEGHCVGMLDLTGVDVPERPELRHLVARSARAMEDALLLQRPHSLRLRLNWPGSPLGGDNDGLVLLDADGYLLGSNSTARQLIPTPLQPPGTRMHCSDVLALPWAQLFDAAARHHPAPLDLPLWSGLRLHALAQRPSATAPTPLRATEAALIHQAVQDARGNVAQAARALGISRATVYRKLGRH
- a CDS encoding SPFH domain-containing protein produces the protein MPFMKTITSHLRTPLLLVAAAWLSACSQIDTGNVGVERTLGKVSPEALPPGIYFTLFKTVDEFTAKEVSFSLENLTPKSRDNLTMKDVDIDIYYKTTPSAVPGLFTKYQGDMVQHRQVVREGTADYVIAYSRVSREAREAIYKAIAQLDATTMHTKRTELAEMVRDGLQKELDANDKGAFTVTAVNVRNLLTDPAIEAAIRQRAETDQAIERKRKEVELAKAEAERLVVEAKGQAEANEIISRSLTPALKEIKLAELQRDAAIAIAGKAGNTVLLNGGTPLVSVGGSK
- a CDS encoding (2Fe-2S)-binding protein, coding for MQVQFTVNGRAASVDVPPNTLLVHALREHLLLTGTHVGCDTSQCGACTVHVNGQAVKSCAMLAVQAQGAEVTTIEGMAAADGTMHPMQAAFKECHGLQCGFCTPGMVMSAVDLCKNHPGASEGEIRELLEGNICRCTGYQNIVRAVQVGQKAMASA
- a CDS encoding xanthine dehydrogenase family protein subunit M — its product is MYAFTFEAPSSTAAAAQLIAQGGKLLAGGQSLLPSMRLRLANPEKIVDLNSIAELAGIRREGNALVIGAMTRHADVASSADVKSAIPALADLAAHIGDRQVRARGTLGGSVANNDPAACYPSAVLGLSATVITNQREIKADDFFVGMYTTALEEGEIITAIRFPIPKRAAYLKFKQAASRFSLVGVFVAQTDGGVRVAITGAATSVFRHAGLEAALNQSFTPQAAAAVQIDASDLNSDIHASAAYRANLISVQTQRAVQKMLG